GCACCCGTCGCCGTTGCAGCGCCGCGCTCAGGCAGGGGCCGATGGTGAGCAGGGCACCGGTGGCCAGTACGGAGAGCAGAAAGCCATAGCTGCGTGCCAGCCATGGGTCGTACAGGACGAGCAGCAGTACGGCGGTGGCCAGCGCGGGAATGAGCGATCGGCGGCGCCCGGTGGCGATGGCGAGCAGTGCGACGAGCCCGCACGCGACGGCCCGCAGCACGCTTGGCTCCGGACGGCACACGACCACGAAGGCGAGTGTGAGCACCCCGCCGATCAGCGCGGTCCCGCGCAGGGTGAGTCCCAACCTCGGCGCGAGGCCGCGCCGTTCGGCCAGCAGAGCGGTGCCCGGCGGTCCGATCAACAGGACGAGCACGATGGTCAGATTGCTCCCCGATACAGCGAGCAAGTGCGTGAGGTCGGTCGCCTCGAAGGCGTCGTGCAGGTCGGGCGAAATCCGGGAGGTGTCGCCGACGACGAGCCCGGGCAGCAGGGCGCGGGCGTCGGGGGCCAGGTCGGCTGTCGCCTCACGCAGTCCCGCTCGCAGGCTTCCTGCCGTCCGCTGGAGCGCCGTTGGCGGGCCGGTGATTCGCGGCGGCCCTCCGCCCTGCGCCCTCAGTACGGCGGCGAAACGGTCGTCCGCCTGCATCGGGGGCGCGAGCCGGCCTGACAGCCGCAGCCGGGTGGACGGCAGCAGCCGCTGCCACTGGGTGCCTGACCCGGCGGACGCCCCGGACCCGCCGGAGTCACCGGACCCGCCGGAGTCACCCGGCTTGCCCGGCTTGCCCAACGGCGCGATCACCAGGACAGGCGTCCGGATCGCCGTGACCGCGCCGCCTGGAGCCGTCACCCGGGTCGCCTCACCGTCCAGCACGATCGATATGGCCGCCATATGATCACCGCGGATTCGGGGGCGGGTGAGTCGCGGATCGGAGGTGACCGTCAACTCGACGGTGACGTAGGCGTACTGATCCGCCAAACCGGGAAGCGGCCCTCTGCGCAGATCCGCGCCGTGCAGCCCGGCCGAGGCCGCTCCCGCGGCGGCACACAGCAACAACGCGGCCACGGCAGTGGCGTTGAGCCCACACCCACGGACCGACGTGACCGCCCCTACAGCACGCGCCACGGCCGGAGACAGCAACAGGCCCGCCACGGCGAGGCATGCCGTCACACCCACCGCCGTCCACCACCCCCGCGCGCCCACCCCGAGGGCCGCCGCGGCCCAGGCGCCCAGCGCCGGCGGCACCAGGCGCAGATCGGCCGGGCCCTCCTGCCGCGGATCGGACGCCCCGAGCCGATGACCCGACGCGGCATGAACCACCGGACGCGTCGGGGCCGTCATAGCCGTACCAGGGACTGGAGGTCCGCGAACCGGCGGTCGCCGATCCCGTTGACCTCGTGGAGTTCGTCGACGGACCGGAAACCGCCGTGCTGCGTGCGGTAGTCGACGATGTGCTGAGCCAGTACGGGACCGACCCCCGGCAAGGTGTCGAGCTGTTCCACGGTCGCCGCGTTGAGGCTCACCGGCCCCGCGGCCTGCGCGCCGCCCGTGCCCGTGCCCGATCCGGTCACCAGGGGTCCTGGCGGCGCGGGTCCGCCCACCACCACCTGCTCGCCGTCCATGAGGACCCGTGCCTGGTTGATCCCGGACAGGTCCGTGCCGGCCCTGACGCCTCCGGCCGCTCGCAGTGCGTCGGTGACCCGGGATCCGGCGGGCAGCTGGAGCACCCCCGGCCGGCGCACCTTGCCGCTCACATCGACGACGATCCGCCCGCCGGGTCCGGTGTCGGACGGCGATACCCCCGGCGAAGGCCGCGGCTCCGGTGAGGCCGCACTCTGCTGGACCAGCTCCGGGGCGCGTACGGTCTGCGGCCGGCCCGCCCAGAAGTGCTGGGCCGCGAAGACCGCGGCGACCACGAGAACGACACCCAGTGCGGCGAGAGTCCTGGGCTCGAGCCCGCACCTGAGCTGCACCCACATCGGCAACCGCTCCCGCAGCGCAAGCCCCGCCCACCGCCGGGCGTCCGCGCCCACAGCGGTGACCGTCCCAGCGCCTGTGCCCGCCCCGGTGCCGACGTCCCCGGCGTCCACCCGCGAGCGCGCGCCGGCAGCGTCGATTCCCGTGCCCGCACCGCGCGGAGCACCCTCGAACAGGGCATCCGCGCGGCTTCGCAGGGCCGCGGTCGAAGCGGCGGACAAGCGCCTGCCGCGCAATCGGCCCGGGTGGCGTAAGCCATGACTCGGGCCGCGATCCGGGCCGTGATCCGGGCCGCGGCTTGGTCCTGAGCCGCGGCCGTGACGGGCGCGGCTGTCCGAGGCCGGGGCGCGTCCCGGGCCACTGGTTGCGGAGCGTGATCGGAGAGCCATGCCACAGGACGGTAGGCACATCCGTCCGAGCCCGCTGAGCAGGCCCAATTTCCGTGGACAGCCGTCCCGTTGTGGATAACTCGCTCACCGGCAAAGGTGACAGCGGCGCACCGTCAGCATGCAGCAGCGCCCTTCGCCGCCTCAGCGCGGCGAGACCACGGCCCCCAACAGCCCCGGCCCCGTGTGCGCCCCGATCACCGCACCCACCTCGCTGACATGCAGGTCGACCAGGCCGGGCACCCGGTCACGCAGCCGCTCCGCGAGCACGGCGGCCCGCTCCGGCGCGGCCAGATGGTGCACCGCGATGTCCACCTGGCTCGTACCCGCCCGGTCGACGGCGATCTCCTCCAGCCTGGCGATCGCTTTCGACGCCGTGCGCACCTTCTCCAGCAGCTCGATCCGGCCGCCGTTCAGCTGCAGCAGCGGCTTGACCGCGAGCGCCGAACCCAGCAGCGCCTGCGCGGCCCCGATACGGCCGCCGCGGCGCAAGTAGTCCAGTGTGTCGACGTAGAAGTACGCGGACGTGCCCGCGGCCCGCTTCTCCGCAGCGGCCACCGCTTCGTCCAGTGTGCCGCTTGCCTCCGCCGCCTCCGCGGCCGCGAGCGCGCAGAATCCCAGGGCCATCGCGACCATGCCGGTGTCCACCACACGCACGGGCACCGGAGCGTCCTTGGCGGCCATCACCGCGGCGTCGTACGTCCCCGAGAACTCCGACGAGAGATGCAGCGACACGATCCCGGTCGCACCGGCCTCCGCACACCGCCGGTATGTCTCGGCGAACACTTCGGGGCTCGGCCTGGACGTGGTCACAGGGCGTCGCTTCTGCAATGCCAGCGCCAGCGAGCGTGCCGAGATCTCGGTGCCCTCCTCGAGCGCCTGATCGCCGAGCACGACGGTCAGCGGCACTGCGGTGATGGCGTGCCGCTCCATCGTCGGCAGCGGCAGGTAGGCCGTTGAATCGGTGACGATAGCGACATGGCGGGACATGAGCGGGAGGTTACCCGTCGGGGCCGCCGGACGGCAGCCCGGCCCCTTGCCAATGCTCGCGTCGCCCCGGCCGGTGGATCAGTTCGTGGTCTCCGGACGGGTGTTCTTCTGCCAGGGATAGGAGGTCTGCTGCCGCGGATCGCGTGCCGTGATCGCCTGCGGCTGCTCGGCCACGGTGTGCCCGGGACCGGGCTCGGAGCGGGCCCCCGGCTCCGGCCAGGTCTGCTCGGACGCGACGCCATGGCCGGCCGCGCCACCGGCCCCGGCGGTCCGCCCCGCCTCCGGCCAGGACGCCGGCTCCGGCGCGGTGTCCGGCACATCCGGCACATCCCGCATATCCGCGCCCGGCACACCCTCACCCGACCAGTGCCGCAGCGCCCCCGCCTCCACGTCGATCTGCAGGCTCAGCGCATCCAGATCGTCATCCGCGAACTTCCGCGCCCGGTCCCGCGCCGCCCAGCGCAGCGACTCGGCCGAGCGCGAGATGCGCTCCGTACGCTCGCGCAGCCCGGGCAGCAGTGAGGCCACCGTTGCCCGGTCCGGCTCGCGCTCCAGCCGCTTGAGCTCGTCGTCGAGCTCATGACCGTGCGCACTCAGCCGCCGGAACAGGGCCAGCGACTCGGACAGCGAGGCGTCCTCCGCCGCACCCGCGTGCAGCGCGTCCTGCGTCGCCCTCATCGACGTACGCAGCGACAGCCGCAGCTGCGCCAGCTCGCCGGCCACGCCGCCCTGCCCAAAGCTCTTCGCCCGCAGCGTGGTCTCCTCGACGGTGCGGCGTGCCTGCGTGACCGTGCGCTCCACACCCCGCTTCGCCGCACCAATCGCCTTCATGCTCACATACACCCCCAAAGCCACGAAGGCGACGAAAAGCAGCGCCAAAATCAGTATCGCGGCTTCCATGAGCGCCCCTCCGGCGTCGGATGTTGTCCCTCCACCGTAAACGGAACGGGCAGGTTGGGGGTTCCACCGGAACCCCCAACCTGCCCGTAGGGGAAACCCCTGTAAGACCGGCCGAACCCTAGGCGGGCACGATGTTGACCAGCTTCGGCGCCCGCACGATCACCTTGCGGATGCCCGCGCCGCCCAGCGCCGAGACCACTGCCGCATCACTCAGTGCCAGCGCCTCCAGCTCCTCGTCCGAGATGGACGGGGAGACCTCCAGGCGCGCCTTCACCTTGCCCTTGATCTGCACGACGCACGTCACGGACTCGTCCACGGCATATGCCGGGTCGGCGACCGGGAAGTCCTGGTGCACGACCGAGTCGGTGTGCCCCAGCCTGCGCCACAGCTCCTCGGCGATGTGCGGGGCCAGCGGGGCGATCAGCAGCACCAGCCGCTCCGCCACGCTCCGTGACAGCGGGCCGCCCGTCTTCGTCAGATGGTTGTTCAGCTCGGTGATCTTGGCGATGGCGGTGTTGAAGCGCAGGGCCGCCAGGTCCTGTCCGGCGCCGTCGATCGCCTTGTGCAGCGCGCGCAGGGTCGCCTCGTCGGGCTCGGTGTCGACGACGGTGACCTCACCCGTCGCCTCGTCGATGACATTGCGCCACAGCCGCTGCAGCAGGCGGTACTGGCCGACGACGGCCCGGGTGTCCCACGGCCGGGACACATCCAGCGGGCCCATGGCCATCTCGTACAGACGCAGTGTGTCCGCGCCGTACTCGGCACAGATCTCGTCCGGGGTGACGGCGTTCTTCAGGGACTTGCCCATCTTGCCCAGCTCGCGCTTGACGGGTTCGCCCTCGAAGTAGAACTTTCCGTCCCGCTCCTCGACCTCGGTGGCCGGCACCGGGAAGCCGCGGCTGTCCCGGTAGACGTACGCCTGGATCATGCCCTGGTTGTACAGCTTGTGGAACGGCTCGACCGAGGAGACGTGCCCCAGGTCGAACAGCACCTTGGACCAGAACCGCGCGTACAGCAGGTGCAGCACGGCGTGCTCGGCGCCGCCGACGTACAGGTCGACGCCGCCGTGCGGCTGGCCCTCCCGCGGACCCATCCAGTACCGCTCGGTCTCGGGGTCGACCAGCTTCTCGCTGTTGTGCGGGTCCAGGTAGCGCAGCTCGTACCAGCACGAACCCGCCCAGTTGGGCATGGTGTTGGTCTCCCGGCGGTAGCGCTTGACGCCGTCGCCCAGGTCCAGCTCCACATTGACCCAGTCCTCGTTGCGCGACAGCGGGGTCTCGGGCTGGGTGTCCGCGTCGTCCGGGTCGAACGTACGAGGGGAGTAGTCGTCGACCTCCGGCAGCTCCAGCGGCAGCATCGATTCGGGCAGCGCGTGCGCGATGCCGTCCTCGTCGTAGACGATCGGGAAGGGCTCGCCCCAGTAGCGCTGCCGGCTGAACAGCCAGTCGCGCAGCCGGAAGTTGACCGTCCCCTCACCGATGCCGCGCGCGGTCAGCCATTCGGTGATCTTGGCCTTGGCCTCTGCGACGCCCAGGCCGTTCAGCGAGATCCCGTCGTTGGCGGAGTTGATCGCCGGGCCCTGCCCGGTGAAGGCTTCGCCCTCCCAGCCCTCCGGCGGCTGGACGGTGCGGACGATGGGCAGGCCGAAGGCTTCCGCGAACTCCCAGTCACGCTCATCCTGTCCGGGCACGGCCATGATGGCGCCCGTGCCGTAGCCCATCAGGACGTAGTCGGCGACGAAGACCGGGATCCGTGCGCCGGTGACCGGGTTCAGCGCGTAGGCGCCGGTGAAGACACCGGTCTTGTCCTTGTGTTCCGTCTGCCGCTCGACGTCGCTCTTGGTCTGGGCCTGCTTGCGGTACGCGGCGACAGCCTCGGCCGGAGTGGCGGCACCGCCGGTCCAGGACTCCTTGGTGTCCTGCGGCCACTCTGCCGGGACGATGGAGTCGATCAGCCCGTGTTCGGGGGCCAGCACCATGTAGGTGGCGCCGAACAGGGTGTCGGGGCGGGTGGTGAAAACCGTGATCCCCGCGCCGTCCTGGTCACCGACCTGGAAGTCGACACGCGCGCCCTCGCTGCGCCCGATCCAGTTGCGCTGCTGCAGCTTGATGGCCTCGGGCCAGTCCAGCGCGTCCAGATCGTCCAGCAGCCGGTCCGCGTAGGCGGTGATGCGCATGTTCCACTGGCGCAGCTTCGCCTTGAAGACGGGGAAGTTGCCACGCTCGGAGCGACCGTCCGAGGTGACCTCCTCGTTCGCCAGTACGGTGCCCAGACCCGGGCACCAGTTGACGGGCGCGTCGGAGGCGTACGCCAGCCGGTAGCCGCCCAGCACATCGGCGCGTTCGTTGGCGCTCAGCTCGCTCCACGCGCGCGCGGCGGGCACCGGACGCTCACCGCTCTCGAACTGGGCGACCAGCTCGTCGATCGGGCGGGCCCGCTGCGCGTCCTCGTCGTACCAGGAGTTGAAGATCTGGACGAAGATCCACTGGGTCCACTTGTAGTAGTCCGGGTCGATCGTCGCGAACGACCGGCGCTTGTCGTGGCCCAGGCCCAGCCGCCGCAGCTGGACCTTCATGTTCTCGATGTTGGCTTCGGTGGACACCCGCGGATGCGTGCCGGTCTGCACGGCGTACTGCTCGGCAGGCAGGCCGAAGGCGTCGAAGCCCAGCGTGTGCAGGACGTTGTGGCCGGTCATGCGCTGGTGGCGGGCGAAGACGTCGGTGGCGATGTAGCCCAGCGGGTGCCCGACGTGGAGGCCGGCGCCCGAGGGATACGGGAACATGTCCATGACGAACTTCTTGGGCTTGGCCGCCAGGGCTGCGTCCTCCCCGGCCAGGTCACCGTTCGGGTTCGGCGCCTCGTACGTACCCTCGGCGTCCCAGAAGTCCTGCCAGCGTGCCTCGATGTCGGCGGCCATGGCAGCCGTGTAGCGGTGCGCTGCGGCCACCTCTGCAACGGCAGCGGAATTCGTCTCGCTCATGATCCTTAAAGCTCCATCGATCGTCTCTGCCAGCGGATTCGAAAACGAAAAAGCCCCTCGCACAGGAGGGGACGCCGCGCCGATTCCAACCGGATCTTTCATCCGTCGGGACTGATCAGCGCGGCTCGCTAAGCAGAAGGCGTACGGCACGCATGGCGTCAGGGTACCGCAGCGAGCGAACCGGTCGCATGAGAGCAACCGCGCAGCCCCCCGGAGCAACCGCAGAGGCAACCGCAGAGGCACCCCCGAAGGACCGCGAAGGCACCCGAGGGGACGCCGAAGGGACCGCCGGCGGACCTCGACGGCACCCGAAGGCTCCGGCCGCCCCGCCGCGACGGACCCGCACCGAGCCCTCGTGTGCTACCGCACGCCCCCGGCGCACGCCCGAGCGACCCCCCGCGCACACTCCAGCGCACACCTGAACTCGTCGGCTCATGCCTCAGGGCCACTCAAGTTACTCCGCGTATCGCCCCTATCCAGGGCAACCCCAGAGTCAGTTGTCTGTGGTGCCGCTCTCTAAACACCGAAACCTCGTACCGTCCGGTATGGGTGGACCTAGCATGCATCAACGGGACCGTATTTCCCGCACCATTCGGAGTCGCCCCATGAAGCCTCATCGCAAGAGTCGTTCGTCACCCGCACCGAGCCCCGGACTGAGCCGCCCGGTGCAAGGCGGGCTGACCGTCGCGGCGTTCGTCCTCATACCCGTGCTCGCCATCGGCGGGAGCGACAGTTTTCGCGCCACGCTCGACTTCACCACCGGGGTTCTGTCCCTGGTGTCCTTGACCGCTTCCGTCGCGTGGGGGCTCATCGCCACCGACCGGCT
This portion of the Streptomyces sp. NBC_01750 genome encodes:
- a CDS encoding DegV family protein; protein product: MSRHVAIVTDSTAYLPLPTMERHAITAVPLTVVLGDQALEEGTEISARSLALALQKRRPVTTSRPSPEVFAETYRRCAEAGATGIVSLHLSSEFSGTYDAAVMAAKDAPVPVRVVDTGMVAMALGFCALAAAEAAEASGTLDEAVAAAEKRAAGTSAYFYVDTLDYLRRGGRIGAAQALLGSALAVKPLLQLNGGRIELLEKVRTASKAIARLEEIAVDRAGTSQVDIAVHHLAAPERAAVLAERLRDRVPGLVDLHVSEVGAVIGAHTGPGLLGAVVSPR
- the leuS gene encoding leucine--tRNA ligase, with protein sequence MSETNSAAVAEVAAAHRYTAAMAADIEARWQDFWDAEGTYEAPNPNGDLAGEDAALAAKPKKFVMDMFPYPSGAGLHVGHPLGYIATDVFARHQRMTGHNVLHTLGFDAFGLPAEQYAVQTGTHPRVSTEANIENMKVQLRRLGLGHDKRRSFATIDPDYYKWTQWIFVQIFNSWYDEDAQRARPIDELVAQFESGERPVPAARAWSELSANERADVLGGYRLAYASDAPVNWCPGLGTVLANEEVTSDGRSERGNFPVFKAKLRQWNMRITAYADRLLDDLDALDWPEAIKLQQRNWIGRSEGARVDFQVGDQDGAGITVFTTRPDTLFGATYMVLAPEHGLIDSIVPAEWPQDTKESWTGGAATPAEAVAAYRKQAQTKSDVERQTEHKDKTGVFTGAYALNPVTGARIPVFVADYVLMGYGTGAIMAVPGQDERDWEFAEAFGLPIVRTVQPPEGWEGEAFTGQGPAINSANDGISLNGLGVAEAKAKITEWLTARGIGEGTVNFRLRDWLFSRQRYWGEPFPIVYDEDGIAHALPESMLPLELPEVDDYSPRTFDPDDADTQPETPLSRNEDWVNVELDLGDGVKRYRRETNTMPNWAGSCWYELRYLDPHNSEKLVDPETERYWMGPREGQPHGGVDLYVGGAEHAVLHLLYARFWSKVLFDLGHVSSVEPFHKLYNQGMIQAYVYRDSRGFPVPATEVEERDGKFYFEGEPVKRELGKMGKSLKNAVTPDEICAEYGADTLRLYEMAMGPLDVSRPWDTRAVVGQYRLLQRLWRNVIDEATGEVTVVDTEPDEATLRALHKAIDGAGQDLAALRFNTAIAKITELNNHLTKTGGPLSRSVAERLVLLIAPLAPHIAEELWRRLGHTDSVVHQDFPVADPAYAVDESVTCVVQIKGKVKARLEVSPSISDEELEALALSDAAVVSALGGAGIRKVIVRAPKLVNIVPA
- a CDS encoding helix-hairpin-helix domain-containing protein, yielding MSAASTAALRSRADALFEGAPRGAGTGIDAAGARSRVDAGDVGTGAGTGAGTVTAVGADARRWAGLALRERLPMWVQLRCGLEPRTLAALGVVLVVAAVFAAQHFWAGRPQTVRAPELVQQSAASPEPRPSPGVSPSDTGPGGRIVVDVSGKVRRPGVLQLPAGSRVTDALRAAGGVRAGTDLSGINQARVLMDGEQVVVGGPAPPGPLVTGSGTGTGGAQAAGPVSLNAATVEQLDTLPGVGPVLAQHIVDYRTQHGGFRSVDELHEVNGIGDRRFADLQSLVRL
- a CDS encoding ComEC/Rec2 family competence protein, which codes for MTAPTRPVVHAASGHRLGASDPRQEGPADLRLVPPALGAWAAAALGVGARGWWTAVGVTACLAVAGLLLSPAVARAVGAVTSVRGCGLNATAVAALLLCAAAGAASAGLHGADLRRGPLPGLADQYAYVTVELTVTSDPRLTRPRIRGDHMAAISIVLDGEATRVTAPGGAVTAIRTPVLVIAPLGKPGKPGDSGGSGDSGGSGASAGSGTQWQRLLPSTRLRLSGRLAPPMQADDRFAAVLRAQGGGPPRITGPPTALQRTAGSLRAGLREATADLAPDARALLPGLVVGDTSRISPDLHDAFEATDLTHLLAVSGSNLTIVLVLLIGPPGTALLAERRGLAPRLGLTLRGTALIGGVLTLAFVVVCRPEPSVLRAVACGLVALLAIATGRRRSLIPALATAVLLLVLYDPWLARSYGFLLSVLATGALLTIGPCLSAALQRRRVPPRLAEMLAAAAAAQAVCAPVVAVFAARVSLVAIPCNLVAELAVAPATVLGFAALAATPLAIPLAEMLARCAGWPAGWIASVARTGAALPGAQANWPGGWPGGLLLAAVTALVVLVARRLSRHPWAAVGCALLLLLAVLRPAPLTRVVTGWPPPGWTFVMCDVGQGDATVLAAGEGAAVVVDAGPDPELADRCLRDLGITRIPLLLLTHFHADHVRGLPGLLRGRAVGAVQTTTFDEPREQSAFVRRTAAAAGVPVIRAGPEERRRVGRLAWQVLWPRAALRPGSTRASALVPDGPNDASVTLLVRIAGGPTLLLLGDLEPPAQRGLLRAHPVLPPVDVLKVAHHGSAHQHPGLLRSVRPRLALISCGRNNFYGHPSPLTVDALRTGGAVVLRTDTDGAIAVTGGGRDLRAVPRGQGSGPDSPAF